GCGGTCGTCTCCGCACCGATGGTGACCACGCTCGTCGACGCCACCGGGCTGATCATCTACTTCGCCGTCGCCCACGTCGTCCTGACGTTCTGACCTGACCCCGCCGGCAGCCGTCCTCCGACCGCATCCGGCGGGCCCGTGGTGGGCCCGCCGGATGTGTGGTGGTGGTTCAGCGTTGCAGGGTGATCAGCGTTGCAGGGTGAGTAGTCCGGGGCGGTAGGGCAGGAGGCCGTAGTCGCCGCCGGAGTTGGGTGAACGGCCGTTCGGTGACGACCTCCTTGGAGCCCGGCACCACGTTGCGGGTGGCACGCAGGCTGGTGATCGTCACGACCGTCAGCACACCGATGATGACCAGCAACGACGCCACGGTCGGGATCTCCGGCACGCCTTCCCAGACGCCGTGCGCCCAGTGCAGACCGAGTTTGACGCCGATGAACGCCAGGATCACGGCGAGGCCGTAGCTGAGGTGGACCAGGCGGCTCAGCGCGGCGTGCAGCACGAAGTAGAGCGCCCGCAGACCCAGCAGCGCGAAGGCGTTGGTGGCGAAGACGAGGTACGGGTCCTCGGTGATGCCGTAGACCGCCGGGACCGAGTCCACCGCGAAGACCGCATCGGCGGCGAAGACCGCCACCACCACCAGCGCCAGCGGCGTGAGCGCACGCCGACCGTCGACCCGCACGACCATCTTGGTGCCGTGGTACTCCTGGACCACCGGCATGAACCGACGCAGCAGCCGCACCGACCGCATGTTGCCGATGTCCACCGTCTGCTCGTGCCCGGTGAACGCGTCGCGCAGCAGCTTCGCGGCGGTGAACAACAGGATCAACGCGAAGATCAGAAATGCGAAGTCCAGCGTCTGCAACGCCGCCGCGCCCAACGCGATGAAAATGCTCCGCAGCACCAGCGCGCCGGTGATGCCGAAGAGCAGCACCCGCTGCGCCAGCTCGGTCGGCACCGCGAACGCCGCCAGCAGCAGCATGAAGACGAACAGGTTGTCCACCGACAGCGACTTCTCGACCAGGTAACCGGTCAGGTACTCGAAGCCCCGTTCCGAGCCGAACTCGGACCACACCCAGGCACCGAAGGCCAGCGGCAGCGCGATGTAGAAGGTCGACCAACCCAGTGCCTCCCGCAGGGACACCTCGTGGGGCTTGCGGGTCACCACGAAGTCGAGCACCAGCAGGGCCAGCACGCCCGCGATCGTCACCGCCCAGAGAGTGGGCGTACCCACCGACTGCAAACCGGCAGCAGCGTAGGACAATTCGGACATTGGGCCTCCTCGAACACCGTGTCATGTTCGAGGTCTCCTTCACCCACGTTTCGTGGGCAACCACCCGAGGCACACCCGGGGTGCGCCGTACTGACCGGTATGGTTCGTGGGAAGTACTCCCCTCGTACCGCCAAGGTTAGGACAGCCCGATCCGACCCGCCAGACGGGGGCTCCTGTCGGCGTGTACCGCGTCCGACCAGGCCGGAACCCGGAGTGACGATGCCGGTACCGGACCCGGACCCGAGCGCCTATCGTGATGGCGGTGACCGCAGAGCAGGCGGCCGGCCCGCTGGCCGGAGTACGCGTGGTCGAGCTGGCCGGGATCGGCCCCGGCCCCTTCGCCGCGATGATGCTGGCCGATCTCGGAGCGGACGTGATCCGGGTGGACCGGCTCACCGACGTGGACCCCTCGGCCTTCGGCACCGCCCACCCGGACCTGCTCAACCGAGGTCGACGCTCGGTCGGCGTGGACCTCAAGTCCGCCGGCGGACGTGAGACGGTGCTCGCCCTGGCGCAGAGCGCGGACGCGCTGGTCGAGGGGTTCCGACCCGGGGTGACCGAGCGCCTCGGTCTCGGGCCGGCCGACTGCCACGCGCTCAACCCGAAGCTGGTGTACGGCCGGATGACCGGCTGGGGGCAGGACGGCCCGAGCGCCCCGTACGCCGGACACGACATCGACTACCTCGCGTTGACCGGCGCGCTGCACGGCATCGGGCGGGCGGACGAGCGGCCGGTGCCCCCACTCAACCTGCTGGGCGACTTCGGCGGCGGCGGGATGATGCTGGCCCTGGGCGTGGTCTCCGCCCTCTACGCGGTACGCGGCGGCGCCACCGGCCAGGTGATCGACGCGGCCATCGTGGACGGCGTGGCGGTGCTCGGCACGCAGATCCACGCGTTGCGGAGGCTCGGCCGCTGGCAGGACCCGCGCGGCGTCAACCTGCTCGACGGCGGCGCGCCGTTCTACGACACCTACGAGTGCGCCGACGGGCGCCACGTGGCGGTCGGCGCCCTGGAGCCGCGCTTCTACGAGGAACTGGTCCGCCGCACCGGGTTCCCACTGCCGGGCGACGAGGCACCGGACCGGACCGACCCGGCGCACTGGCCGGCGTTGCGCGCCGCCTGGGCGCGGCTGTTCCGGACCCGTACCAGGGACGAGTGGGCGGCCCTGCTCACCGCCTCCGACGCCTGCGTCGCGCCGGTGCTGGACTGGGCCGAGGCGCCGGAGCACCCGCACCTGGTGGCGCGGGACACGTTCGTGGTGCGGGACGGCGTGGTGCAACCGGCACCGGCCCCCCGTTTCTCCGGCACCCCCACCTCGGTACGCCGACCGCCGCCCTGGCCGGGCGAGCACACCGACGAGGTCCTCGCCGAGATCGGCTACGGACCGGAACGGGTGGCCGCCCTGCGGGCCGACGGGGCGGTGGGCTGAGTCAGCGGCGTCGCAGGGTCGCGCCGGGTGCCAGCGCGGGCTCGACCATGTCGCGATAGTCGCGGGGAAGCTGGACCATCAGCGTCTCGAACTCACCGGCCAGCGCCTCGCGCAGTGCGGTGAAGACCGCGCGGACCCCGCCTCGGGCCGCCGACGTCTGCACCCCGAGGCGGAACGCCACCCGGGCGGCGAACTCGTCGGCGTCGAAACGCTGGGCCGCCTCACCGTCGGGGGTCGTCCGCATCGACTGGCGCAGCGGCACCGGCAGTTGCAGAGACAGGTCCAGGGCCTCCCCGCCGGTCAGCCGCTCGGCCAGCGTGGCCAGCGTCGCCCGGGTCAGGTCCACCGCCCGCTCCGGCGTCGTACCGGCCCGCCGGGCGACCTGGTCGACGAACGTGTCGTAGTCCATCGCGTACCCCCTCGGGCGGCGGTTACCCGGCGGAGCGGGTCGGAAACGGCGGCCCGTGGCGGGGCGTGACGGCAGCCGGGGTGGGTAACCGCGGCCGGTCGTGGCCGGATCGAAGCCGGGAGGAGCCGAATCCATGGCGAGTTACGCCGACGTCCTGCAGTACCTGTCCCGCCTGGACTACCCCGCCGACAAGGACGAGGTGGTACGCGAGGCCGAACGCGAGGGGGCACCGCCGGACGTGGTGCAGGCCCTGCGCGCGCTGCCGCCGGTGGACTACGCGAACAGCACCGAGGTGGCGCGTTCCGCCCACATCGACGCGAGCGAGGAGGCCGACGACGCCCAGCGCGGCGCGGCCGGACGGGACAAGCGTCACCAGCGGGTGTCGCAGCACCTGCGCAGCATCTGATCGGTCGGTCGACGGGCGATCGCCCGGACCGCCTGTCGGCGGGTCGGGGTCACGGCACCCGACAGGACTCCGACAGGCGGGCGCCCCGGCCGCGAACCGCGACCGGGGGCGCCGCTACGTAATCGCCTGCCCTGTTAGCACGGCGAACCCGAACCGGGTCGCCATGACCAGACGGCGACAACCACCCGAACCGGGCGGCTGTTACTGCGACTACCTTACCGCACGCCATCAGCCGAACGGACAGGGGGTGCCGGACGAAGGTATTTCATCCGGTTTGTTCGGGAGCCGCCGGTCAGTTCCTGAAGCCGCCGGAGCGGTCGCGGGCCTTGAGCCGGACCGTGGGCAGCGCCGGGGCGGGCAGCGGCGGGTCGGGGTCGTCGGCGACCGTACCGAAGCGCCGACCGGCCATCCAGTCCTCCCGGGCGTCGGCGATCTCCTCGTGGCTGCGGCCGACGAAGTTCCACCACATCACCAGCGGCTCCTCGAACGGCGTCCCGCCGAGCAGCATCAGCCGGGCACCCGGCCCACCGCGCACGGTCAGGGTGTCCCGCCCGGCGCCGAGCCAGAGCAGTGCCCCCGGCTCCAGCGCCACGTCGTCCACCTCGGCGGCGCCGTCGAGCGCCAGCAGCGCGTACTCGAAGTCGCGACGCAACGGCAGTGCGGCCGGACCCGCACCGCTCAGGTCGAGCTGCGCGCCGAGCAGCGGGGTGTGCACCCGGGCCGGCGAGACCTCGCCGCCGAGGTCACCGACGAGCAGGGTGACGTCCAGGTCGCCGTCGCGCCACCGGGGCAACTCGGCGTGGTGGGCGAAGTCGGCCGCGCCGGCGCGGGCCGGGTCCGGCAGCGCCACCCAGAGCTGCACGCCGTGCATCAGCGGCGGATGGGCGGCCGGGGACCGCTCGGAGTGCGCGATGCCGTGCCCGGAGGTCATCACGTTGAGCTGCCCGGGTCGGATCGGCTGCGCGTTGCCGAGGCTGTCGCGGTGCAGGATCTCGCCGTCGAGCAGCCAGGTCACGGTCTGCAGCCCGGTGTGTGGATGCGGCGGCACCTCCATGCCCGGGCGCTGCGCCACGTCGTCCGGACCGAAGTGGTCCACGAAGCACCAGGCGCCGACCATCCGGCGGGTGCGTTGCGGAAGCAGCCGACGCACCGTCGTGTAGCGCCCCAGCGGCACGTCGTGGCCGGGCAACAGGACGCTGCCGGGGTCGACGGTGGCCACACCGGGCGGTCGGGTCTGCGCGGGCATCGACTCGGCACGTTCCACCATCCGACTGTACGCCCGCGCGCCGGACCCGCTCAGCCTCCGCGTACGGTCACCCGGTTCGCGCCCGCGACAAGGTCGAGGAAGATCCGGTCGGCGGCCCGGTCCCAGCCCGGCGACCCGAGCACCGTCTGCGGGGCGACCCCGTCGAGGCGCTCGTCGTACACGGCGATCGCTCCGGCTCCGGCGACCGACCGGACGCGGACCGGAACGCCGCCGACCACGGTGACGTCGAACCGGTTGACCCCGCCGGTGACCCGCACCACGACCAGCCCCTCCACGGCGGGCAGCCGCAGCGTGGTCCGGGTCGCGCCACCGGCCAGTTCCAGGCCGCCCAGGCGGGCGGCGGCGAGGTCCAGCCGCCGTTCGGTGCTCCCACCGGTGAGCGCCACCTGCCAGCTCACCCGGGCGTTGAGCAGCACCTCGACCTCGCCCGGACCCGCACCGTCGCGGGTCAGCCGCAGCCGCACCCGGTCGCCGACCAGTTCCGGGAGGAGCCGGGTGACCGACTCGGCCGGGGTGATGATCCGGTACAGCTCCTCCCCCAGGTCCGTCACCCGCAGGTCGAACCGGGTCACGTCGTCGACCAGTTCGAAGGTGGCCCGCCGACGGCCGTCCAGCGGCGCGGTCTCGACCTGCTCGGGGCGCTGCGCCGCCGCCTGCGCCGCGCCACCCAGTCCGCTGGTGCCCTCGGGGGCGGCGGTGACCTCCGGCAGGTCGCCGGAGAAGACCCGACCGAGCCGGTGCGGGTCGGAGAGGATCACCACCACGGCGGTCGCGCCCAGCCCCAGCATCAGCACCGCGGCGGCGGCGAGCAGCCGCGCCCCGGCCGACCATGTCGGTCGTCCGTCCCCGGGCTCGTCCCGGATCTCGGGCTCGTCCTCACCCACGGTCGCGTCGTCACCCACGGTCACGTCGTCCGCGTCTCGCGATTCGTCACCGACAGTTGCCGGTGGTGCCGGCACCGCGTCCTCCGACCCCCGACCCGAGGGTGTCAGGCGGTACGCCTCGTGCTCCGACTCGGCCATGCCACGTCCCCTTCCACGGTCCCCTACCAGCAGGTACGCGCCAGGGAGCGGGTCGGATCAGTCAACTCGGGGACGAACCTCCCCCTCGACCGGTGCGCCCAGCCGACCGGCGACCTTGTCGGCGCACCCGCCGAGGACCTCGCGGGCGTCCAGACCCAGGCTCTCGATGGCGACCAGCGCGGTGAACGCCACGTCGGCCAGCTCCGCCGCCACGTCCGCCCGGGTGTGCGTGACCCCCTTGCGCGGGTTCTGGCCGAGGAACCCGATCCAGGCGCCCGCCACCTCACCCGCCTCCTCGGTGAGCTTGAGCATCCGGCAGGTCAGCTCCGCCTCACCGGTGCCGTTTGTCACGTCCAGCCAGTCACGCGCAGTGCGTACAGTCGTCCAGATCGTCTCGTCCACGCTGCCAGTGAACCGGACAGTGGTCACCATCCGTATCCGGGGGCACCGCGTGACGGGGCGACAAGGCACGGCACCACGCCGTGCCCGGACCGGAAGGACGTGTCGGTGATGCCGGAGACGGTCGAGTCGGTGTTCGCCAGTGTGGTCAACCGCAACCCGGGTGAGCCCGAGTTCCACCAGGCCGTACGGGAGGTGTTGGAGAGCATCGGCCCGGCGCTCGCGCGTCACCCGGAGTACGCCGACGCCCGGATCATCGAACGGATCTGCGAGCCGGAGCGGCAGATCATCTTCCGGGTGCCGTGGGAGGACGACCGGGGTCGGGTCCGGGTGAACCGGGGATTCCGGGTGGAGTTCAACAGCGCCCTCGGCCCGTTCAAGGGCGGCCTGCGCTTCCACCCCTCGGTCTACCTGGGCATCGTCAAGTTCCTCGGCTTCGAGCAGATCTTCAAGAACGCGCTGACCGGGCTGCCGATCGGGGCCGGCAAGGGCGGTGCCGACTTCGACCCCAAGGGATGCTCGGACCGCGAGGTGATGCGGTTCTGCCAGAGCTACATGACCGAGCTGTACCGCCACATCGGCGCGCAGACCGACGTGCCCGCGGGTGACATCGGGGTGGGCGGCCGGGAGATCGGCTACCTGTTCGGCCAGTACAAGCGGATCACCAACCGGTACGAGTCGGGCGTGCTCACCGGTAAGGGCCTGTCGTACGGCGGCGCGCAGGCGCGTACCGAGGCCACCGGGTACGGCGCGGCGTTCTTCGCCGAGGAGATGCTCACCCAGGGCGGCGACAGCATGGACGGCAAACGGGTGGTGGTCTCCGGCGCCGGTAACGTGGCGATCTACGCGATCCAGAAGGTGCACCAGCTCGGCGGCAGGGTGGTCGCCTGCTCCGACTCGTCCGGGTATGTCCTGGACGAGAAGGGCATCGACCTCGACGTGCTGCGGGACCTGAAGGAACGCCGCCGGGGCCGGCTCGCCGACTACGTACGCGAGGTGCCGCATGCGGTCGCCGTCGCCGGGCGTACTCCCTGGGAGGTGCCTTGTGACCTGGCCCTACCGTGCGCGACGCAGAACGAGATCGGCGGCGCCGAGGCCGCGCAGCTCGTCGCCGGCGGCTGCGTCGCGGTGGTGGAGGGGGCGAACATGCCGACCACCCCGGAGGCGGTCCGCATCCTGGGCCGGGCCGGGGTCCGGTTCGCACCCGGCAAGGCGGCCAACGCCGGTGGGGTGGCGGTCAGCGCCCTGGAGATGCAGCAGAACGCCAGCCGGGAGTCGTGGACGTTCGCCGAGTCGGAGCAGCGGCTCCGCGAGACCATGCGCGACATCCACGCCCGCTGCTGGGCCACCGCCGAGGAGTACGGCCTCCCCGGCGACTACGTGGCCGGCGCCAACATCAACGGCTTCCGCCGAGTAGCCGAAGCCATGCTCGCCCAGGGCCTGATCTAACCCACCCCACCCCACCCCGGCCCCACCCCGCCACCCCGCCCGGCCCCACCCCACCACCCCACCCGGCCCCGCCCGGCCCCACCCCGCCCGGTTGATCAAGAGGTTTTGGTGCTCGACGCGCGCCCGAGAGCACCAAAACCTCTTGATCAACCGGGCGGTGGGTACCCGCAGCCGCTCCGGTGCGGCTGTCGGCTATCTCGGGTGGATCGGCGTGATCGTGGGGAGGACCGCGACGACGTCGAAACTGTGCCGGGGCGAGGGCAGCTCGTGGTAGTGCTCCTCGTCGCGCTCGGGGTCGTACATCCCGGAGATCACCCGGGTCCGCGCGGGCCGATCGAGAATCGGGGTGATCTCGGTCGGGTGCGGCGCGCGCAGGTCCACCACCCGTACGTCGTCGTCGGCGCCGGTCAGCAGCACCGCCTCCAGCGAGTCCGGGCTCGGCCGGGGAAGGTCCCGCTCGGGAATCCGGCCGTGGCCGAAGGCGAGATGGACGGCGGCGTACCGGTCGCCGAGAGCCGCCCGGAGATGGCCGCCGGTCATGACCTCGTGTGTGGCGACGCGCGCGCTGCCCTCCCAGAGGACGATGCGGTCACCGGTGCGCCGCTGGTGTGCGAGGAGGCGGTCGGCGGCGGCCCGTTCCTCCCGCGCCAGGTCGTGTCCCACGCCGATGGCGTTGGCGTGATGCGCCACGATCGCGTCGAGCAGCGGCAGCGCTTCGTCACGCTCCGGGCCCGGGTCGAGCCCGGCGACCAGGTCGTGGGCGGTGCGGGCGAGGTCGACGAAGGGCGTGCCGGGGTGGGTGCCGCGCGCACGTCGGACGTGCTCGCCGTCGTCGTGGGCGGTGCGGATGACGTCGAAGAGCTGCGTGACGCGTGTCGCCGTCGTCGCGTCGCGCCGCGCGATCAGCCCCACGGCCCGGTCGTAGTCGGCGGGCAGCACGCGCGAACCGCCGATCGCGACGATCCGCACCGGATCGGCCGGGTGCCGCTCGTTGTGCCGGCGCAGCCGGCCGAGCGCCTCGCGCATCTCGGTCGTTCGCCACGGCCCCCACGCCTGACCGAGCGCCGCGTCGAGATCGATCTGCTGCCCCTGGACGAACTGGTCGTACCGCTCACCGATGCGCGGGTTGTCCAGCACCGCGACGACGCGGAATCCGGATTCGACCAACGCGTGGGTGGTCTGCTCGACGAGGCCGAAGAGTTCGTGCGCCTCACGGGTGGAGGTGCCCAGACCGACGATCGTGGC
Above is a window of Verrucosispora sp. NA02020 DNA encoding:
- a CDS encoding CaiB/BaiF CoA-transferase family protein produces the protein MAVTAEQAAGPLAGVRVVELAGIGPGPFAAMMLADLGADVIRVDRLTDVDPSAFGTAHPDLLNRGRRSVGVDLKSAGGRETVLALAQSADALVEGFRPGVTERLGLGPADCHALNPKLVYGRMTGWGQDGPSAPYAGHDIDYLALTGALHGIGRADERPVPPLNLLGDFGGGGMMLALGVVSALYAVRGGATGQVIDAAIVDGVAVLGTQIHALRRLGRWQDPRGVNLLDGGAPFYDTYECADGRHVAVGALEPRFYEELVRRTGFPLPGDEAPDRTDPAHWPALRAAWARLFRTRTRDEWAALLTASDACVAPVLDWAEAPEHPHLVARDTFVVRDGVVQPAPAPRFSGTPTSVRRPPPWPGEHTDEVLAEIGYGPERVAALRADGAVG
- a CDS encoding pirin family protein, which encodes MERAESMPAQTRPPGVATVDPGSVLLPGHDVPLGRYTTVRRLLPQRTRRMVGAWCFVDHFGPDDVAQRPGMEVPPHPHTGLQTVTWLLDGEILHRDSLGNAQPIRPGQLNVMTSGHGIAHSERSPAAHPPLMHGVQLWVALPDPARAGAADFAHHAELPRWRDGDLDVTLLVGDLGGEVSPARVHTPLLGAQLDLSGAGPAALPLRRDFEYALLALDGAAEVDDVALEPGALLWLGAGRDTLTVRGGPGARLMLLGGTPFEEPLVMWWNFVGRSHEEIADAREDWMAGRRFGTVADDPDPPLPAPALPTVRLKARDRSGGFRN
- a CDS encoding erythromycin esterase family protein, with the protein product MSGRTYDLQRAGHRISSLVDHATIVGLGTSTREAHELFGLVEQTTHALVESGFRVVAVLDNPRIGERYDQFVQGQQIDLDAALGQAWGPWRTTEMREALGRLRRHNERHPADPVRIVAIGGSRVLPADYDRAVGLIARRDATTATRVTQLFDVIRTAHDDGEHVRRARGTHPGTPFVDLARTAHDLVAGLDPGPERDEALPLLDAIVAHHANAIGVGHDLAREERAAADRLLAHQRRTGDRIVLWEGSARVATHEVMTGGHLRAALGDRYAAVHLAFGHGRIPERDLPRPSPDSLEAVLLTGADDDVRVVDLRAPHPTEITPILDRPARTRVISGMYDPERDEEHYHELPSPRHSFDVVAVLPTITPIHPR
- a CDS encoding MazG-like family protein; protein product: MDETIWTTVRTARDWLDVTNGTGEAELTCRMLKLTEEAGEVAGAWIGFLGQNPRKGVTHTRADVAAELADVAFTALVAIESLGLDAREVLGGCADKVAGRLGAPVEGEVRPRVD
- a CDS encoding DUF2267 domain-containing protein, whose protein sequence is MDYDTFVDQVARRAGTTPERAVDLTRATLATLAERLTGGEALDLSLQLPVPLRQSMRTTPDGEAAQRFDADEFAARVAFRLGVQTSAARGGVRAVFTALREALAGEFETLMVQLPRDYRDMVEPALAPGATLRRR
- the gdhA gene encoding NADP-specific glutamate dehydrogenase, yielding MPETVESVFASVVNRNPGEPEFHQAVREVLESIGPALARHPEYADARIIERICEPERQIIFRVPWEDDRGRVRVNRGFRVEFNSALGPFKGGLRFHPSVYLGIVKFLGFEQIFKNALTGLPIGAGKGGADFDPKGCSDREVMRFCQSYMTELYRHIGAQTDVPAGDIGVGGREIGYLFGQYKRITNRYESGVLTGKGLSYGGAQARTEATGYGAAFFAEEMLTQGGDSMDGKRVVVSGAGNVAIYAIQKVHQLGGRVVACSDSSGYVLDEKGIDLDVLRDLKERRRGRLADYVREVPHAVAVAGRTPWEVPCDLALPCATQNEIGGAEAAQLVAGGCVAVVEGANMPTTPEAVRILGRAGVRFAPGKAANAGGVAVSALEMQQNASRESWTFAESEQRLRETMRDIHARCWATAEEYGLPGDYVAGANINGFRRVAEAMLAQGLI
- a CDS encoding DUF2795 domain-containing protein translates to MASYADVLQYLSRLDYPADKDEVVREAEREGAPPDVVQALRALPPVDYANSTEVARSAHIDASEEADDAQRGAAGRDKRHQRVSQHLRSI